The proteins below come from a single Drosophila kikkawai strain 14028-0561.14 chromosome 3R, DkikHiC1v2, whole genome shotgun sequence genomic window:
- the kmr gene encoding uncharacterized protein kmr isoform X5 gives MFGCIYQLWDWLEAPPLFTAGTMDAKKLQQLQEAAILAQQQKKLPLAYQTNLVDYRTAAYSQALYQQSPTATSSSGGGALSPIELQPQSKHHGLMKHGHGGGGTSSSSHSSPYHQSYSSSGGGTAAGQDQLYQSPTERTYLAAAGRLQASNATAGHHPISALQAQYQQLQAAKMQAQIATQNEAAQAQQRTFAMRQAMNPPTNHYHISQSPSMVSTLTQQQQQQQQAQQQQRAPPSSLNLQNQYQPAQGPLKLQQQQQQQPVMPKHYQEQLYAQQQQLQQQQQQLLQQQQQHRHKTDLQTPGSEHGTVYIQQNHPGHVVNQACQTQISTVKPKATPSSEESSTNSAKSPSHAPLDRKKSAGSIQALKSPITKRPPSTPVTLSGWLHKQGSDGLKVWRKRWFVLAEYCLYYYKGPEEEKLLGSVLLPSYRVSACLPEDKIYRKFAFKCEHQNMRTYWLAADNSEAMMQWVRALAAASLMQAPSSGESEPSVNSSLNHSGENSDSGIHTLQSQPSKGQPTPSSDNAGGGGNAGNGGGGAQPLYANAPPKPRRINDGGYSSPSPEHHEQQQQQHSGRRLMSPTQQLYQQQQQNQRSQQQQQQPQQHHAIYDTRTGHVSTALQLQQAQQQYSLDHLEAQFQQQQLDMEAQIARLQQQRAAEEIYGEREMYMAKLMQQRQGAGGVYPTQQQLLQAERRTPDAYGRSKQQRLFAAAAAAADYEDIYNMSQLAGGGAGGAMSAQEALLQEAASYRRPLSPPSYDGSKHVPAMPQRYTPNHMEASAADQLINTMDLRARSVAAIVRPHSADFLEYEARAEAAAAAAAAAVAQSQQESGRAPRPKSSLDINRTPDSFYYSEASYADKMRKSALYLQSGGAGAAQPQQAGSYRTAVGDFNSGVNTIGYENPYERAYKRQELLAEAQAQGGVASSMPRMSRSASQGRSVTSQLQSPQQEDLPPLNVHPGSIFPPSMSTQEIISKNEQFLRSASARLPKRSGGMDDDYSAGNSTTTSPTGASNSPQHNQDGERKREESMKRLLEWKQRMLQSPLTRKGIQQGGSNMSAMSKLGSNPNILLASTAVASGARYGPQAGKTGLVGNGNGNGNGNASGAGNPPSAGGIQRSRSESQANVGPGGVVYNSYSSDDEASISVRNVNNLPMGNLTVKPDPSDALHQESAFAPYYGGATETKYAKNTVLTDRGLYAGNGVQLATSTPQHQQQQFRMRRTGSRAEIDMLERETSSQIRNLDVSAGDLLSRTHEELVLLLIQLRRQSSQTARAIEQCCSDIHDVQNRLRSAEGLTRAESIQRLDYLKQHLLDLERHYEKSKPLVNLVDNMVKLGSLYRNDANGRVQPVTIERLEFNQRMQERHMLQEEQQQWERLSPNQAELQAKVRELYQLDQLLQEESGTLQSLQRDKEDLERALGGLRARIHDSNATPMALEAAKKQQHILERELSRVHQLLAENSKKLEQTVAGNAHLEQELLLLRQKVQASRGDAANGMGSDAAHINGDQTAAVLQSELERVQSLVGDMQRQRHELSSAVRQLTENSTRLYQEIGNKEMNGGGSTNGSLKKRSNSTSWTETDLDANMMRSGSRQQLNDSSLNLSTPLYVDTNNGSTKLSDYNRYNGGGSSDALEMSGVDSDGFLDSNPFATALEKQEIKTVRIVKRESERRHRDRSERGLSSSTQNLDQVLEEEQYAQQQQLQQQREQQQLYAQSLEEQMSNGHHSRSKSLPRNYSEPPKPRHSRHMNGKQNGHHYNGGFDYDRNSNYEHQPPPPPAPQSNGHHHSQREQREHLNPLANAYFAKQLQQQANPSRDSARVALRTKTDSLQSLNKSLTDISPEPVFQSVAARQIINEMSAGSASEDTERVVEKVPPPHKHRRAVPREKRRHYTAPNNVNQKAMEKVQAENDMNRNNTNWRARDDLDMEVALRPRMNAPDVIRSALGQGEKISENTIDNLLLAPNKIVIPERYIPETTPELSPEEKKRRQEKVESIKKMLSEAPLSSNENESLPPSKINAEKKQREHLLQLNQILAQQVMQVSKIVAGNPTSHN, from the exons atgtTTGGCTGCATTTATCAGCTGTGGGACTG GTTGGAGGCGCCGCCCCTCTTCACCGCCGGCACCATGGACGCCAAGAAGCTGCAGCAACTGCAGGAGGCGGCGATTCTCGCCCAGCAGCAGAAGAAGCTGCCGCTGGCCTACCAGACGAATCTCGTTGACTACCGAACGGCGGCTTACAGTCAGGCACTTTACCAGCAGTCGCCCACGGCCACGAGCTCTAGTGGCGGAGGAGCGCTCTCGCCAATCGAGCTGCAGCCGCAGTCCAAGCACCATGGCCTGATGAAGCACGGACACGGAGGTGGAGGCACCTCGAGCAGTTCTCACAGCTCGCCTTACCACCAGTCGTACTCCAGCAGTGGCGGTGGGACAGCCGCTGGCCAGGATCAGCTCTACCAATCGCCCACGGAGCGCACCTATCTGGCGGCGGCGGGCAGGTTGCAGGCCAGTAATGCCACCGCAGGCCATCATCCTATCTCCGCCCTGCAGGCGCAGTACCAGCAGCTGCAGGCGGCCAAGATGCAGGCTCAGATCGCCACCCAGAACGAGGCGGCCCAGGCGCAGCAGCGGACCTTTGCCATGCGACAGGCCATGAATCCGCCCACCAATCATTATCACATAAGCCAGTCCCCCAGCATGGTGTCCACGCTgacgcaacagcagcagcaacagcagcaggcgcagcagcaacagaggGCTCCTCCCTCGTCGCTCAATTTGCAGAATCAATACCAACCGGCTCAGGGTCCGCTGaagctgcaacagcaacagcagcagcagccggtgATGCCCAAGCACTATCAGGAGCAGCTGTAcgcccaacagcagcaactgcagcagcaacagcagcagttgctacaacaacagcagcagcatcgccACAAGACCGACCTGCAGACACCTGGCAGTGAGCACGGCACCGTTTACATCCAACAAAACCATCCAGGACATGTGGTGAACCAGGCATGCCAGACCCAGATATCGACTGTTAAGCCCAAGGCCACGCCCAGCTCGGAGGAGTCCTCGACCAACTCGGCCAAGAGTCCTTCGCACGCGCCTCTGGACAGGAAGAAGAGCGCGGGCTCCATACAGGCTCTTAAGTCGCCGATAACCAAGAGGCCACCATCCACGCCAGTTACCCTGTCAGGTTGGCTGCATAAGCAGGGTTCCGATGGTCTGAAGGTGTGGCGTAAGAGGTGGTTCGTCCTGGCCGAGTACTGCCTGTACTACTACAAAGGTCCCGAGGAGGAGAAGCTGCTGGGATCCGTGCTGCTGCCCTCGTATCGCGTATCTGCCTGCTTGCCCGAGGACAAGATCTACCGCAAGTTTGCCTTCAAGTGCGAGCACCAGAACATGCGAACCTACTGGCTGGCGGCAGACAATTCCGAGGCCATGATGCAGTGGGTCAGGGCCTTGGCGGCGGCCAGCTTGATGCAGGCACCCAGCAGCGGAGAGTCAGAGCCCAGTGTGAACTCTTCGTTAAATCACAGCGGTGAGAACTCGGATTCCGGGATTCATACGTTACAATCGCAGCCCAGCAAGGGACAGCCCACACCCTCCTCGGATAATGCGGGTGGAGGAGGCAACGCTGGCAACGGAGGAGGTGGCGCCCAGCCGCTCTATGCCAATGCCCCGCCCAAGCCAAGACGCATCAATGATGGAGGCTACTCCTCGCCCTCGCCCGAGCAccacgagcagcagcagcaacagcactcCGGTCGCCGCTTGATGTCGCCAACCCAGCAACtctaccagcagcagcaacaaaaccAACGatctcagcagcagcaacagcagccgcagcagcaccATGCCATCTACGATACACGGACGGGACACGTGTCCACCGCCTTGCAGTTGCAGCAGGCCCAGCAGCAATACTCACTAGACCATCTGGAGGCGCAGtttcagcaacagcagctggaCATGGAGGCGCAGATAGCCAGgcttcagcagcagcgggCTGCCGAGGAGATCTACGGCGAGCGGGAGATGTACATGGCCAAGCTGATGCAGCAGCGTCAGGGAGCAGGCGGTGTCTATCCcacccagcagcagcttctGCAGGCGGAGCGACGCACTCCGGATGCCTATGGGCGGTCCAAGCAGCAGCGCCTgttcgcagcagcagccgctgcaGCGGATTACGAGGATATCTACAACATGTCACAActggcaggaggaggagcaggtgggGCTATGTCCGCCCAGGAGGCACTGCTTCAGGAGGCGGCCAGCTATCGGCGTCCGCTCAGCCCGCCCAGCTATGATGGCAGCAAGCATGTGCCGGCTATGCCGCAACGCTACACGCCCAATCACATGGAG GCCAGCGCCGCTGATCAACTAATCAATACCATGGACTTGCGTGCCCGCTCCGTGGCGGCCATAGTGCGTCCGCACTCCGCGGACTTCCTGGAGTATGAGGCGCGTGCCGAGGCTGCtgcagccgctgccgccgcggcGGTGGCTCAGAGCCAACAGGAAAGTGGCCGGGCCCCCAGGCCCAAGTCCAGTCTGGACATCAACCGAACGCCGGACAGCTTCTACTACTCGGAGGCCAGCTACGCGGACAAGATGCGCAAGAGCGCTTTGTATCTGCAGAGCGGCGGAGCGGGCGCTGCCCAGCCGCAGCAGGCGGGCAGCTACCGCACTGCCGTCGGAGACTTTAACTCCGGGGTAAACACCATTGGCTATGAGAATCCCTACGAGCGGGCCTACAAGCGGCAGGAACTGCTGGCCGAAGCGCAGGCTCAGGGCGGAGTGGCCAGCAGCATGCCACGCATGAGCCGCTCTGCTAGCCAAGGACGCTCGGTAACCTCGCAACTGCAGTCGCCGCAGCAGGAGGACCTGCCGCCCCTGAACGTGCATCCGGGCTCCATCTTCCCGCCATCGATGTCCACGCAAGAGATCATTAGCAAGAACGAGCAGTTCCTTCGTTCCGCCAGCGCCCGGCTGCCCAAGCGATCGGGTGGCATGGATGACGACTACTCCGCAGGCAACTCCACCACCACCTCGCCCACTGGAGCGTCCAATTCGCCGCAGCACAACCAGGACGGAGAGCGGAAGCGCGAGGAGTCCATGAAGCGGTTGCTCGAGTGGAAGCAGCGCATGCTGCAGTCGCCGCTGACGCGAAAGGGCATCCAGCAGGGCGGCAGCAACATGTCAGCCATGTCGAAGCTGGGCAGCAATCCGAACATCCTGCTGGCATCCACAGCCGTGGCCAGCGGAGCGCGCTATGGCCCCCAGGCGGGCAAAACGGGTCTGGTGGGTAATggcaatggaaatggcaatggcaatgccTCCGGAGCTGGCAACCCGCCGTCAGCTGGTGGCATCCAGCGTTCCCGATCGGAGAGCCAGGCCAATGTGGGTCCTGGCGGAGTGGTGTACAACAGCTACTCCTCGGACGATGAGG CCTCGATTTCCGTGCGCAATGTGAACAATCTGCCCATGGGCAATCTGACGGTGAAGCCGGATCCTTCGGATGCCCTGCACCAGGAGTCCGCCTTTGCCCCTTACTACGGAGGAGCAACCGAGACGAAGTATGCCAAGAATACAGTGCTCACAGATCGCGGACTCTACGCTGGCAACGGCGTCCAACTGGCCACCTCAACGccacagcatcagcagcagcagttccgGATGCGACGCACTGGCAGCAGGGCGGAGATCGATATGTTGGAGCGGGAGACTAGCAGCCAGATAAGG AACTTGGATGTTTCGGCCGGGGACTTGCTGAGCCGCACTCACGAGGAGCTGGTCTTGCTACTGATCCAGCTGAGGCGCCAGAGCAGCCAGACTGCCAGGGCCATTGAGCAGTGCTGCAGCGATATACACGATGTGCAG AACCGCTTGCGCAGTGCCGAGGGATTGACTAGAGCCGAGAGCATTCAGAGATTGGATTACTTGAAGCAACACCTCCTCGACCTGGAACGGCACTATGAGAAGAGCAAGCCGTTGGTCAACCTGGTGGATAACATGGTCAAGCTGGGTTCATTGTATCGCAACGATGCCAACGGCCGAGTCCAGCCCGTTACCATAGAGCGCTTGGAGTTCAATCAGCGCATGCAGGAGCGGCATATgctgcaggaggagcagcagcagtgggaGCGCCTGAGTCCCAATCAGGCGGAGCTGCAG GCCAAGGTCCGTGAGCTGTATCAACTGGATCAGTTGCTGCAGGAGGAGTCTGGCACTTTGCAGAGTCTCCAGCGTGACAAGGAGGACCTCGAGCGAGCTCTGGGTGGACTGAGAGCCCGCATCCATGACAGCAATGCCACCCCGATGGCCCTGGAGGCGGccaagaagcagcagcacatCCTGGAGCGCGAACTGTCGCGGGTCCACCAGCTGCTGGCCGAGAACTCAAAG AAACTGGAGCAGACAGTGGCGGGCAACGCACACCTGGAGCAGGAGCTTTTGCTCCTCCGCCAGAAGGTGCAGGCCAGCCGAGGAGACGCCGCCAATGGAATGGGTAGCGATGCCGCTCACATCAATGGAGACCAGACCGCCGCCGTCTTGCAGTCGGAATTGGAGAGAGTCCAATCTCTGGTGGGAGACATGCAGAGGCAGCGCCACGAACTTAGCTCGGCGGTTCGCCAGCTCACGGAAAACTCGACCAGGTTGTACCAGGAGATTGGAAATAAGGAGATGAATGGCGGTGGCTCCACCAATGGCAGCCTCAAGAAGCGCAGCAACTCCACGAGCTGGACAGAGACGGATTTGGACGCCAACATGATGCGGAGCGGCAGTCGCCAGCAGCTCAATGACTCCTCCTTGAACCTATCCACTCCCCTGTATGTGGACACGAACAATGGCTCCACGAAGCTGAGCGACTATAACCGATACAACGGAGGCGGCAGCAGCGATGCCCTGGAGATGAGCGGAGTGGACAGCGACGGCTTTCTGGACAGCAATCCTTTCGCCACCGCCCTGGAGAAGCAGGAGATCAAGACGGTGAGGATTGTAAAGCGTGAATCTGAGCGCAGGCATCGCGATCGCAGCGAAAGGGGACTCAGCAGCTCCACGCAGAACCTGGACCAGGTcttggaggaggagcagtatgcccagcaacagcagcttcaacagcagcgggagcagcaacagctgtATGCCCAGAGCTTGGAGGAGCAGATGAGCAATGGCCACCACAGCCGCTCCAAGTCGCTGCCCCGAAACTACAGCGAGCCTCCCAAGCCGCGGCACAGCCGCCACATGAACGGTAAGCAGAATGGCCACCATTACAACGGTGGCTTCGACTATGACCGGAATAGCAACTACGAGCaccagccgccgccgccaccggcTCCCCAGAGCAATGGCCACCATCACTCGCAACGAGAGCAAAGGGAGCACCTCAATCCCCTGGCCAATGCCTATTTCGCCaagcagctccagcagcaggcGAATCCCTCGCGGGACAGTGCGCGCGTGGCCCTCAGGACCAAGACCGACTCCCTGCAGAGCCTCAACAAGAGCCTCACGGACATCAGTCCGGAGCCAGTGTTCCAGAGCGTGGCTGCTCGCCAGATTATCAACGAAATGTCCGCCGGTTCGGCATCGGAGGACACCGAGAGGGTGGTGGAGAAGGTGCCGCCGCCGCACAAGCATCGCCGAGCGGTTCCCCGCGAGAAGAGACGACACTACACGGCGCCTAACAATGTGAACCAGAAGGCCATGGAAAAGGTGCAGGCTGAGAACGATATGAATCGAAAT aaCACAAACTGGCGAGCTCGCGATGATCTGGACATGGAGGTGGCTCTGAGGCCGCGGATGAATGCTCCTGATGTGATTCGTTCTGCCCTGGGACAGGGTGAGAAGATCTCGGAGAATACCATTGACAACTTGCTCTTGGCTCCAAACAAAATAGTCATACCCGAGCGTTACATACCAGAAACA acGCCCGAGCTGTCGCCGGAGGAGAAGAAGCGTCGCCAGGAGAAGGTGGAGTCCATCAAGAAAATGCTGTCCGAGGCGCCTCTTAGCAGCAAT GAAAATGAAAGCCTGCCGCCGAGCAAAATCAATGCGGAGAAGAAGCAGCGCGAGCACCTGTTGCAGCTTAATCAAATCCTGGCCCAGCAGGTGATGCAGGTCAGCAAGATCGTGGCCG GCAATCCCACTAGTCACAACTAA